The following are from one region of the Alkalimarinus sediminis genome:
- the murB gene encoding UDP-N-acetylmuramate dehydrogenase: MMFEKNADLTSLNTLNVESVAEYYCKVSSIDQLFDVIAFARRHDLVLHVLGGGSNVILPSFMSGVVVHMAIMGRDVQQIDHNRAEVVVGAGENWHQLVLFTLQQGYPGLENLSLIPGTVGAAPVQNIGAYGVEIKDSLVEVTAIDLKNETPSLITYNNAQLEFEYRNSLFKKNPGRFIITSVRLKLDKRSTLKTGYGDISERLIGQEVNAESVSQAVIQARESKLPNVAEIPNAGSFFKNPVVAREKLESLQAEFPQIISYKVDDEHYKLAAGWLIQQAGWKGYRNEVVGIHDKQALVLINHNHGKAQDIYDLAEQVRDSVNKKYGVVLEVEPVSL; this comes from the coding sequence ATGATGTTTGAAAAAAATGCAGATTTAACATCATTAAATACCCTAAATGTTGAATCTGTTGCCGAGTATTACTGTAAAGTCTCAAGTATTGATCAGCTATTTGACGTTATAGCGTTTGCACGTCGACATGATTTAGTGCTGCATGTATTGGGCGGTGGTAGTAACGTGATACTGCCTTCTTTTATGTCGGGTGTAGTAGTTCACATGGCTATAATGGGTCGTGACGTTCAGCAGATTGATCACAATAGGGCGGAAGTTGTGGTAGGGGCAGGAGAAAACTGGCATCAGTTGGTTCTGTTTACATTACAGCAGGGTTACCCCGGCTTAGAAAACCTCTCGCTTATTCCGGGTACTGTTGGTGCTGCACCAGTTCAGAATATTGGTGCGTATGGTGTTGAGATAAAGGATTCGTTGGTCGAGGTGACAGCTATAGATCTAAAAAACGAAACACCTAGTCTAATCACATATAATAATGCTCAGCTAGAATTTGAGTACCGAAATAGTCTATTTAAGAAAAACCCCGGCCGATTTATTATAACCTCTGTTAGGTTAAAGCTCGATAAACGCTCAACGCTAAAAACCGGTTACGGCGACATATCTGAACGCCTTATCGGCCAAGAAGTTAACGCAGAGAGTGTCAGCCAAGCCGTAATCCAGGCTAGAGAAAGCAAATTGCCAAATGTGGCAGAAATACCTAATGCAGGCAGTTTCTTTAAAAACCCTGTAGTCGCTCGCGAAAAACTCGAATCACTACAAGCAGAGTTTCCGCAAATTATTAGTTATAAAGTAGATGATGAGCACTATAAGCTAGCTGCGGGTTGGTTAATACAACAAGCTGGGTGGAAAGGCTATCGCAACGAGGTGGTCGGTATTCACGATAAGCAGGCATTAGTGTTAATTAACCATAATCATGGTAAGGCTCAAGATATCTATGACCTAGCGGAGCAGGTTAGAGACTCTGTTAATAAAAAGTATGGTGTTGTGTTGGAGGTAGAGCCAGTTAGTCTTTAA
- a CDS encoding PEP-CTERM sorting domain-containing protein, producing the protein MKRLVLAAAITAASAATNAAVITNVFTGTDAEVLAYSAQYQSYFAAGETVEDFETGFTTVTGGLDNSGSSIATSVGTFTSVDPGTLGNYGATLALSDENTSVFNGRKNGTVGGANYLDSNDSTQVVWDLGLNPVGEFSDIGFLLSDAGDVEAFLNITFNDGSTTTVNLAGNAADGNLQYVTASFDPSVTYAQIVFNNKLADGNWSTNDGWGIDDIIVGKVPEPSSVALLGLGLLGAGMARRNKKA; encoded by the coding sequence ATGAAAAGACTAGTTCTTGCAGCAGCAATCACTGCAGCATCGGCAGCTACAAATGCAGCCGTTATTACAAACGTATTTACTGGAACAGATGCTGAAGTACTAGCCTATAGTGCACAGTATCAGAGCTATTTCGCTGCTGGCGAAACTGTTGAAGACTTCGAAACCGGCTTTACCACAGTAACAGGCGGATTAGATAACAGCGGTTCGAGCATTGCTACTTCAGTTGGTACCTTCACCTCTGTTGACCCAGGAACTCTTGGCAACTACGGTGCTACACTTGCTCTTTCTGATGAAAATACATCTGTTTTCAATGGCCGTAAAAACGGTACAGTAGGTGGTGCAAACTATCTAGACAGCAATGATTCAACTCAGGTAGTTTGGGATCTTGGCCTTAACCCTGTAGGTGAGTTTAGCGATATTGGCTTTCTTCTAAGTGATGCCGGTGATGTTGAAGCATTTCTTAATATCACATTTAATGATGGCTCAACCACTACTGTAAACTTAGCAGGCAATGCAGCCGACGGTAACCTTCAGTATGTTACTGCAAGCTTCGACCCAAGCGTAACTTACGCTCAGATCGTATTTAACAACAAGCTTGCGGATGGCAACTGGTCAACTAACGACGGTTGGGGAATCGACGACATCATCGTTGGTAAGGTTCCAGAGCCAAGCAGTGTTGCTCTATTAGGTCTTGGCCTACTAGGTGCAGGCATGGCACGTCGCAACAAAAAAGCTTAA
- a CDS encoding Trm112 family protein — protein MDNKLLAILACPLCKGNVDYDREKEELVCRADGVAYPIRDGIPVMLETEARTLTTDEKLDK, from the coding sequence ATGGATAACAAACTTTTAGCAATTCTTGCTTGCCCGCTATGTAAGGGTAATGTGGACTATGATAGAGAGAAAGAAGAGTTAGTTTGTCGTGCTGATGGTGTTGCATATCCGATTAGGGACGGTATACCCGTAATGCTTGAAACGGAAGCGAGAACCCTAACAACCGATGAAAAGCTCGATAAATAG
- a CDS encoding MotA/TolQ/ExbB proton channel family protein has translation MFELLRPGGAIMIPIMLCSVLALAIILERFWTLRIGKVAPKQVATELWGWIKNKELNSKKLKTLKESNPLGRILAAGLSNAKHGRDIMKESIEEEASHVVHELERFLTALGTIAAVTPLLGLLGTVIGMIKVFAQLQLEGTGNAAALAGGISEALITTAAGLAVAIPALIFHRYFMRRVEEIVISMEQEAVKLVEVVHGDREINSNGV, from the coding sequence GTGTTTGAGTTGTTAAGGCCTGGTGGCGCCATCATGATCCCCATTATGCTTTGCTCTGTGTTGGCGTTGGCAATCATTCTAGAACGTTTTTGGACGCTAAGAATTGGCAAAGTCGCACCAAAGCAGGTGGCAACCGAGTTATGGGGCTGGATTAAAAATAAAGAATTAAACTCCAAAAAGCTAAAAACATTAAAAGAGTCAAACCCTCTCGGCCGCATACTCGCTGCAGGCTTAAGCAATGCTAAACATGGTAGAGATATCATGAAAGAGAGCATTGAAGAAGAAGCGAGTCACGTTGTGCACGAGCTTGAGCGTTTTTTAACTGCGCTTGGAACTATCGCCGCTGTTACGCCTTTATTAGGCTTGTTAGGTACAGTTATCGGGATGATTAAGGTCTTCGCCCAGTTGCAGTTAGAAGGTACGGGCAATGCTGCGGCTCTGGCAGGGGGTATCTCTGAGGCACTCATTACAACAGCAGCAGGTCTGGCTGTCGCAATTCCAGCGTTAATCTTTCACCGTTATTTCATGCGCAGAGTTGAAGAGATTGTTATCAGCATGGAACAAGAGGCTGTTAAGTTGGTTGAAGTGGTACATGGTGACCGTGAAATTAACTCGAACGGGGTCTGA
- the msbA gene encoding lipid A export permease/ATP-binding protein MsbA, with translation MSTEETRNTQETNANQKAGTSPGGQPDRDSGPNQAASSDQTATAYQQTNSDQEASSDQHDGGNKASPIDNATNWQIYKRLLVYLKPLKGIFVLSLIGNAIYAAASALMPKSLDYVVTAVENPTDQDRLFVPALIVGIFALRGVGTFLGGYYIAKVGRQIVHTLRTEIFNNILTLPNRFFDERSSGHLVSKITFNVEQVTGAATNAVTITVREGLTVIGLLAVMLYENWKLTLIFIAIGPVIGLVIGAVSRRFRKLSQRIMNSMGDVTHVSSEVVSGYRVVRIFGGEPYERERFQQASRYNLVQSLKMELTKALSTPVVQLLVSFSIAILVWLALAPEVRGNMTAGGFVAFIAAATTMAKPIRQLTSVNATIQSGVTAAKDLFAIIDEQTEVDEGKVITKRVKGDIEFKDISFSYGEGLPEVLKNITLHAKEGETIALVGPSGSGKSTLANLLPRFYEPTNGSITVDGIDINDYQLSSLRDQIALVTQNVTLFNDTIANNIAYGALSGTSEELIIEAARKAHALEFIEDMPEGIHTLIGDNGVLLSGGQRQRLAIARALLKDAPILILDEATSALDTHSERLIQAALETVMKGRTTLVIAHRLSTIEGADTIGVIENGQLVELGSHAELIERGGLYAQLHNLQFSE, from the coding sequence ATGTCAACTGAAGAAACCAGAAACACACAAGAAACCAATGCTAATCAGAAGGCCGGTACCTCGCCTGGGGGGCAACCTGATCGAGACTCCGGACCTAATCAAGCGGCAAGCTCCGATCAAACGGCTACTGCTTATCAGCAGACAAACTCTGATCAGGAGGCAAGCTCTGATCAGCATGATGGTGGGAACAAGGCTTCGCCCATTGATAACGCAACTAATTGGCAGATTTATAAACGCCTGCTTGTCTACCTCAAGCCTCTTAAAGGTATCTTCGTTCTAAGTCTTATCGGTAACGCCATTTACGCAGCCGCTAGCGCTTTAATGCCTAAGTCCCTCGATTACGTGGTTACAGCGGTTGAAAACCCGACCGATCAGGACCGTTTATTTGTTCCAGCGTTAATTGTGGGTATATTCGCATTAAGAGGCGTCGGTACCTTCCTTGGTGGCTACTATATTGCCAAAGTGGGTCGCCAAATCGTACACACCCTTAGAACTGAAATCTTTAACAACATCCTTACTCTCCCAAACCGCTTTTTTGACGAGCGCTCATCAGGACACCTAGTCTCTAAGATTACATTTAACGTAGAGCAGGTAACGGGTGCTGCAACGAATGCAGTCACTATAACGGTCAGAGAGGGGCTTACGGTTATAGGTTTGTTGGCTGTAATGCTCTATGAAAACTGGAAGCTAACCCTTATCTTTATCGCTATCGGCCCAGTAATTGGGCTGGTTATTGGGGCTGTAAGTCGACGCTTTAGAAAGTTAAGCCAGCGTATTATGAACTCTATGGGGGATGTAACCCACGTTTCATCTGAGGTGGTGAGTGGCTATCGAGTGGTTCGTATTTTTGGGGGAGAACCCTATGAGCGGGAGAGATTTCAGCAAGCCAGCCGTTATAACTTGGTGCAGAGCCTCAAGATGGAGCTCACCAAGGCGCTCAGCACCCCTGTCGTTCAGTTATTGGTGTCATTTTCTATCGCTATTCTAGTATGGTTGGCACTTGCGCCAGAAGTGCGGGGTAATATGACCGCAGGTGGCTTTGTGGCGTTTATTGCAGCTGCAACGACTATGGCTAAGCCGATTCGTCAACTGACTAGTGTTAATGCCACAATTCAAAGTGGGGTCACAGCCGCTAAAGACCTGTTTGCCATTATTGATGAACAGACCGAAGTGGATGAAGGTAAAGTCATTACCAAGCGCGTTAAGGGTGATATCGAATTCAAAGATATCAGCTTTAGCTATGGTGAAGGGCTGCCTGAAGTACTAAAAAATATCACACTTCACGCCAAAGAGGGCGAAACGATTGCACTTGTAGGCCCGTCTGGAAGCGGAAAGTCTACACTGGCCAACCTACTACCCCGATTTTATGAGCCAACTAATGGGTCAATTACGGTAGACGGTATTGATATTAATGATTATCAGTTGTCGTCACTGCGTGACCAAATTGCACTTGTCACCCAGAATGTGACGTTATTTAACGACACTATCGCTAACAATATCGCTTATGGTGCATTGTCGGGTACTAGTGAAGAGTTAATTATTGAAGCAGCCCGAAAGGCTCATGCGCTTGAGTTTATTGAAGATATGCCTGAGGGCATTCATACCTTAATTGGCGATAATGGCGTCTTATTATCGGGTGGTCAGCGGCAACGGCTTGCTATTGCAAGAGCGCTGTTAAAAGACGCGCCTATTTTAATTTTGGATGAGGCGACCTCCGCGCTGGATACCCATTCAGAGCGGCTTATACAAGCAGCTTTAGAGACAGTCATGAAGGGGCGAACCACTTTAGTTATTGCTCATCGTTTATCAACCATAGAAGGGGCAGATACTATTGGTGTTATTGAGAATGGCCAATTAGTTGAGCTAGGGTCCCATGCTGAATTGATAGAGCGGGGTGGCCTATATGCGCAACTCCATAATTTACAGTTTAGTGAGTAG
- the lpxK gene encoding tetraacyldisaccharide 4'-kinase — protein sequence MSQLSEAVTRAWYQNEKWIWLLLPLTILFWLVSTLRRIAYQRGWKASVKVTAPVVIVGNISVGGTGKSPLTAYLVSELTKKGYRPGVVSRGYGGQSDHYPLIVNQDSSATTVGDEPLMLFQMTQCPVAVDPVRSRAAQMLCEKYHCDVVICDDGLQHYALARDIEICVVDGKRLFGNGFLLPSGPLREPSQRLRYLDYIVVNSGDHATNGLEQSGIRNHPAVFDMSLKPQSLINVFNGSTWGIAELKGKAVHGVAGIGNPERFFKALEGLGADVSCHGFPDHHQFSRHDFTFDDGLPVVMTHKDAVKCSALYGKMTPDNFWYMPVSADINDGFIERLCQQLDTVSKE from the coding sequence ATGTCTCAGCTATCTGAAGCCGTCACCCGCGCCTGGTATCAAAACGAAAAATGGATATGGTTGCTTTTACCATTAACGATACTGTTTTGGCTGGTGAGCACATTGAGGCGGATTGCCTATCAGAGAGGCTGGAAAGCTAGTGTAAAAGTAACCGCCCCGGTGGTTATCGTAGGCAATATATCAGTCGGTGGTACGGGTAAATCACCCCTAACGGCGTATTTGGTATCAGAGCTTACTAAAAAAGGTTATAGGCCCGGGGTTGTGAGTCGTGGTTATGGTGGTCAGAGTGATCACTATCCGCTAATCGTTAATCAAGACTCGTCAGCTACAACTGTTGGGGATGAACCTCTGATGTTGTTCCAAATGACTCAATGCCCTGTTGCGGTTGATCCAGTCCGCTCTCGAGCTGCTCAAATGCTTTGTGAAAAGTATCATTGTGACGTGGTTATTTGCGATGATGGGCTGCAACACTATGCACTAGCGAGAGATATAGAAATTTGTGTAGTCGATGGTAAACGCCTGTTTGGCAATGGTTTTTTATTGCCATCAGGCCCATTAAGAGAGCCTTCTCAGCGATTGCGTTACCTTGACTATATCGTTGTAAATAGTGGTGATCATGCTACTAACGGGTTAGAGCAATCGGGTATTCGAAATCATCCCGCTGTTTTCGATATGAGTTTAAAACCACAGTCGCTCATTAATGTTTTTAATGGAAGTACCTGGGGTATTGCAGAGTTAAAAGGGAAGGCCGTTCACGGGGTTGCTGGTATTGGAAATCCAGAACGCTTTTTTAAAGCATTAGAAGGGCTAGGTGCTGATGTATCGTGCCACGGCTTTCCTGATCATCACCAGTTTAGTCGGCATGATTTTACGTTCGATGATGGATTGCCGGTTGTTATGACTCATAAAGATGCAGTTAAGTGCTCTGCACTTTATGGCAAAATGACGCCGGATAACTTTTGGTATATGCCAGTAAGTGCAGATATTAATGATGGGTTTATCGAAAGGCTCTGCCAACAGTTGGATACAGTGTCAAAAGAGTAA
- a CDS encoding ExbD/TolR family protein — MKFKRQVEEDISVNLTPLIDVVFLLLIFFMVSTTFTKESHLEIDLPEAAGEKSTSEQKEIELVINHKGEFSINERALVNNKEDTIKKAVMKVSGGDKKLPFIITADAKTPHEYVVRAMDVAGKLGFVQLSITTQRSGSSD, encoded by the coding sequence GTGAAATTTAAACGTCAGGTCGAAGAAGATATATCGGTCAACCTTACACCGCTGATTGATGTAGTGTTCTTATTGTTGATTTTTTTTATGGTATCAACCACGTTTACGAAAGAGAGTCACTTAGAGATAGATCTGCCTGAAGCAGCGGGTGAAAAAAGCACCAGTGAGCAAAAAGAGATCGAGCTAGTGATCAATCACAAAGGTGAATTTTCGATTAACGAACGTGCATTGGTAAATAACAAAGAAGATACGATTAAAAAGGCGGTAATGAAAGTATCCGGCGGTGATAAGAAGCTACCATTTATCATCACTGCAGATGCTAAAACACCCCATGAATACGTAGTAAGGGCAATGGATGTTGCAGGTAAGCTCGGGTTTGTGCAACTGAGTATTACCACGCAACGATCTGGCTCATCTGATTAG
- the kdsB gene encoding 3-deoxy-manno-octulosonate cytidylyltransferase, translating into MSFSVVIPARYASSRLPGKPLLDIAGKPMIQHVYEQACLSEAQEVIVATDDKRIKEVCEGFDAKVVMTSPDHPSGTDRLEEVVTQLGYYLDDIVVNVQGDEPLIPPRIINQVAHNLAAEQSASIATLCEDIHDIESVVNPNVVKVVFDEKGLASYFSRAPIPWARDHFGGQTDICKKGMPDGVNYYRHIGIYAYRVKFLKAYVKWDPCPLELAECLEQLRALWNGEKIHVSIADEQPPAGVDTQEDLDRVREIIQQREQKG; encoded by the coding sequence ATGTCATTTTCAGTCGTTATTCCTGCGCGCTACGCGTCTAGCCGTCTACCTGGTAAGCCGTTGTTGGATATTGCGGGTAAACCGATGATTCAGCACGTGTATGAGCAGGCGTGTTTGTCAGAGGCTCAGGAAGTGATTGTTGCGACCGATGACAAAAGAATTAAAGAGGTCTGCGAAGGTTTTGACGCTAAGGTCGTAATGACGTCGCCTGACCACCCTTCAGGCACAGATCGTCTAGAAGAGGTCGTGACGCAGCTTGGGTATTACCTTGATGACATAGTCGTTAATGTGCAAGGTGATGAGCCTTTAATCCCGCCTCGTATTATCAATCAAGTAGCTCATAATCTTGCTGCAGAGCAAAGTGCCAGTATCGCAACGCTTTGCGAAGATATCCATGATATCGAAAGCGTGGTTAATCCCAATGTGGTTAAAGTCGTATTTGATGAAAAAGGCTTGGCTAGTTATTTTAGTCGAGCACCCATCCCATGGGCGAGAGACCACTTTGGTGGTCAGACCGACATTTGTAAAAAGGGGATGCCTGATGGTGTTAACTACTATCGACATATTGGTATCTATGCTTATCGTGTCAAATTCCTAAAAGCTTATGTTAAATGGGACCCTTGCCCGTTAGAGTTGGCCGAATGTTTAGAGCAGCTGCGAGCCCTATGGAATGGTGAAAAAATCCACGTCTCTATCGCTGATGAGCAGCCTCCAGCGGGGGTAGACACGCAAGAAGATTTGGATCGGGTAAGAGAAATTATTCAGCAGCGAGAGCAGAAAGGTTAG
- a CDS encoding low molecular weight protein-tyrosine-phosphatase: MIKVLFVCLGNICRSPTAHGVFDGVLKREKLTSKVLVDSAGTAAWHIGKSPDERSQLAAKNRGYDLSYLSARQVEPSDFEGFDYILAMDKSNYANLIEQSSPAFHHKIKLFLDYAQTFTESEVPDPYYGGAKGFDRVLDLVEDACEGLLRDIRLNHDV, from the coding sequence ATGATTAAGGTATTGTTTGTATGTCTAGGTAATATTTGTCGTTCTCCGACCGCTCATGGGGTTTTTGATGGCGTTCTTAAGCGAGAAAAGTTAACCAGTAAAGTGTTGGTTGACTCTGCGGGTACAGCCGCATGGCATATTGGTAAATCTCCCGATGAGCGTTCTCAGTTAGCTGCAAAGAATAGAGGGTATGACTTATCATATCTTTCGGCCAGGCAAGTAGAACCCTCTGACTTTGAAGGATTCGACTATATCTTGGCAATGGATAAATCAAATTACGCCAATCTTATCGAGCAGTCTTCACCTGCTTTTCATCATAAAATAAAGCTCTTTCTAGACTATGCTCAAACCTTTACTGAATCCGAAGTGCCAGACCCATATTATGGAGGCGCAAAAGGTTTTGATAGGGTGTTAGATTTGGTTGAAGATGCCTGTGAAGGGTTGCTCAGAGATATTAGATTAAATCATGATGTTTGA
- a CDS encoding DNA internalization-related competence protein ComEC/Rec2, translating to MRSWMIAYVVGVVVFHILGELLPTTVIILLLLLSLGLFLTLKRARWLPFLLISLVWASVYSERNKLNAIDEQYEGINLYATGYVCSIPKKTPSVVSFELCDVSISEGYKSPELAHGLHIKLAWYSKNPTPLKGRETFIVRLKRPNGSVNPHSFLYEKWLFRKGINGVGYVKDTIEGNVEPLSFTGSKFNNAQNCTGYGVKCLATAFRIDINNYLDSLKESTLNIPLIKALSLGYRGDIEPQLWQVFKNTGTSHLIAISGLHIGLVFGFSVLFLSLLWRVARWLIPESWLVRITPHKRYLTIIVGLFCAMGYAAMAGFLVSTQRALLMLLVYYACDLSRQYVQPNTRLLIAAFVILGVDPNAVLDYGFWLSFLAVWALFFVTVSSVTQGGSFKEDGSVKQKTNRIVKWLSSATVMQWVIFIGLLPVLLATGIGVSYTSLLANFVAIPLVGMIIVPLILCGLITIPISSTISGLLIMVADTGVNLLFKLLDLLSGFKALNLHFESWGVIAALFVVAWVIILLPVWNLFKGWLVATIVLLLWFNPVIELNPRVEITLLDVGQGLSVVATKGHTAIVYDVGPVYRNGSAAERTVVPYLKAKGVTHIELLVISHGDDDHAGGLSAIEREFSVGRLISGQPERLNALNPVELCDDGLMVSRDWYTAEFYYPPAFSTKKLSANNHSCVVKLTFNNRSVLLMGDVEKNAERRLVNRYGKSLQADILVAGHHGSKNATTQALLNQVKPEQVLFSAGYRSRFRHPHPDAVKRASSFGSVIFNTAESGAIIIRQNENQAWQTTSYRDEINAFWLF from the coding sequence ATGCGCTCATGGATGATCGCGTATGTGGTCGGTGTTGTTGTCTTTCATATTTTGGGGGAGCTACTACCGACCACAGTCATTATTTTATTGCTGTTACTCTCTTTGGGGCTCTTTCTGACCTTAAAAAGAGCAAGATGGCTTCCGTTTTTGCTTATTTCGCTTGTTTGGGCAAGCGTCTACTCCGAGCGTAATAAACTTAATGCCATTGATGAGCAGTACGAAGGCATTAATCTCTATGCAACGGGCTATGTCTGTTCAATCCCTAAAAAGACGCCTTCGGTTGTATCTTTTGAGCTCTGCGATGTCTCTATTAGTGAGGGGTATAAATCACCAGAGCTAGCTCACGGTCTGCATATTAAACTGGCATGGTATAGCAAAAACCCAACGCCGCTTAAAGGCCGCGAAACATTTATAGTCCGTCTTAAAAGGCCTAATGGTTCTGTAAACCCTCATAGTTTTCTATACGAAAAATGGCTATTTCGAAAGGGCATCAACGGGGTTGGCTATGTTAAGGATACGATTGAGGGTAATGTCGAGCCTTTATCCTTTACAGGTTCAAAGTTTAATAATGCTCAAAACTGCACAGGGTATGGGGTTAAGTGTCTAGCCACTGCGTTTCGAATCGATATTAATAACTATCTCGATTCGCTCAAAGAAAGCACACTGAATATCCCGCTTATAAAAGCTCTCTCTCTTGGCTATAGAGGTGATATAGAGCCCCAGTTATGGCAAGTATTCAAAAATACGGGTACGAGCCACTTGATCGCAATCTCTGGTCTTCATATTGGGCTGGTGTTTGGTTTTTCAGTGTTGTTTTTGTCATTGCTGTGGCGAGTGGCCAGGTGGCTGATTCCTGAGTCATGGCTAGTGCGCATCACACCTCATAAACGATATCTTACTATTATTGTAGGGTTGTTTTGTGCGATGGGGTATGCCGCTATGGCTGGCTTTTTGGTATCTACGCAACGAGCCTTATTGATGTTGTTAGTCTACTATGCGTGTGATTTATCCAGACAGTATGTGCAGCCTAATACCCGTTTGTTGATAGCTGCATTTGTGATACTCGGGGTCGACCCGAACGCGGTACTTGATTATGGCTTCTGGCTTTCATTTTTAGCGGTATGGGCTCTGTTTTTTGTAACGGTTAGTAGCGTTACGCAGGGCGGTAGCTTTAAGGAAGATGGTAGCGTTAAGCAGAAAACAAACCGCATTGTTAAATGGCTAAGCTCTGCGACAGTTATGCAGTGGGTGATTTTTATTGGTCTGCTGCCCGTGTTACTGGCAACCGGTATTGGCGTTAGTTATACCTCTCTACTGGCGAATTTTGTGGCGATACCATTGGTCGGCATGATTATAGTACCCCTAATTTTATGTGGATTAATAACAATACCGATCTCCTCAACGATCTCAGGTTTGTTGATAATGGTTGCTGATACTGGGGTTAACTTGCTGTTTAAATTGCTTGATCTATTAAGCGGTTTTAAAGCTTTGAATCTACACTTTGAATCCTGGGGGGTAATTGCGGCGCTATTCGTCGTTGCATGGGTGATCATCCTATTGCCAGTTTGGAATCTCTTTAAAGGGTGGCTAGTAGCAACTATCGTTCTGTTGTTGTGGTTTAATCCAGTGATAGAATTGAACCCACGTGTTGAGATTACTCTACTTGATGTAGGGCAGGGTTTGTCTGTGGTAGCGACTAAAGGTCACACCGCCATTGTTTATGATGTTGGGCCCGTTTACCGAAATGGCAGTGCGGCAGAGAGAACAGTAGTGCCTTATCTGAAGGCTAAAGGAGTTACACATATAGAGCTACTAGTCATCAGCCACGGTGATGATGATCATGCAGGTGGGTTGTCGGCAATAGAGCGTGAGTTTAGTGTTGGACGCCTTATCTCTGGACAACCAGAGCGTTTAAACGCGCTCAACCCAGTAGAGTTGTGCGATGACGGCTTAATGGTTAGTCGAGACTGGTATACTGCAGAATTCTATTACCCTCCCGCTTTTTCGACTAAAAAACTGTCAGCTAACAATCACTCTTGCGTTGTGAAACTTACGTTTAATAATAGGTCAGTACTGTTAATGGGGGATGTCGAGAAAAACGCAGAGCGAAGACTAGTAAATCGATATGGAAAAAGCCTGCAAGCCGACATTCTTGTGGCGGGTCATCATGGTAGCAAAAACGCAACTACTCAGGCTTTGTTAAATCAAGTCAAACCCGAGCAAGTGTTGTTTTCGGCGGGTTATAGGAGCCGGTTTAGGCATCCACACCCAGATGCGGTTAAGCGAGCCTCTAGTTTTGGGTCAGTTATCTTTAATACCGCTGAGTCAGGAGCCATTATCATTCGGCAAAATGAAAACCAAGCGTGGCAGACGACTTCTTATCGTGACGAAATTAACGCTTTTTGGTTATTTTAA